One Cyclopterus lumpus isolate fCycLum1 chromosome 7, fCycLum1.pri, whole genome shotgun sequence DNA window includes the following coding sequences:
- the LOC117733289 gene encoding PRA1 family protein 3-like: MAAKMELAPLRPWDDFIPGQDRFSKPEFGDLTKWNNRVISNLLYYQTNYFAVAVVVFLIVGFLNPFGMFLGGAVVTLVFMGSVWAGENQAMVKNFKRKNPSLFIIGVMLTSYFLLSLCGGVMVFIFGITFPLLLILIHASLKLRNIKNKLENNIQGVGLKKTPMGVIMDLLDQQEEKMNKVRDFLESKLKK, from the exons ATGGCAGCCAAGATGGAGCTCGCGCCCCTCAGACCGTGGGATGATTTCATCCCCGGACAGGACCGGTTTTCCAAACCCGAGTTCGGGGATTTGACGAAGTGGAACAACCGAGTGATCAGTAACTTGCTGTACTACCAGACGAATTACTTCGCCGTGGCCGTGGTGGTTTTCCTCATCGTCGG GTTCCTGAATCCATTTGGCATGTTTCTGGGAGGAGCCGTGGTGACTCTGGTCTTCATGGGTTCAGTGTGGGCAGGAGAGAACCAGGCCATGGTCAAGAACTTCAAAAGGAAGAACCCCTCTCTGTTTATCATCGGGGTCATGCTCACCAGTTACTTCCTGCTGTCGCTGTGTGGCGGTGTCATGGTCTTCATCTTTGGGATCACCTTCCCATTGCTGT TGATTCTGATCCATGCCTCGCTGAAACTGCGCAACATAAAGAACAAACTGGAGAACAATATTCAGGGGGTTGGGCTGAAGAAGACCCCCATGGGCGTCATCATGGATCTcctggaccagcaggaggagaaaatgAACAAGGTTCGGGATTTCCTTGAAAGCAAACTGAAGAAATGA